In Chloracidobacterium sp., the genomic window TGAGGGAAGCCTCCGCATTGGGAATGGCGGTCTCGTTGTCGGTGTTGTCGTTGAATACGGAAACCGGGAAACTGCCGGGCAGTGTTGCAGAGATTACGCGACATCTTGAGAGGGCTCGCCTACTACCGCCCGGGATTCACTACAACAGTGGGACCATTGTTTCCGAACAGAGCACATTTCAAATCGCATATCGGCGCGAACCTCTTTCATTTGAAGTTCTCGCTATCCCTAGATCTGATCAAGGCTCTCAACTGCTTTTCCGATTTCCGCTGCCGCAAAGCGAACCTAACACAGTTCTTTACTTTGAGGCTCTCCGCGACAAAGCAATCCCGACCGCTCTATCGACCACAGAACAACTGAGTTCCTCAGGATGGAAGATCCGGCATTGGCGGGGAGATACAATCTCGCTTAACTCAGCGACCGTCGATTCACTAAAAGAGCAAAGTGCTTTTTTACTAAATGCACGGTAGGTAATCACGATATGTTTTCTCGAGAATGGATTGAGAAATTTGACGCTTCCTATGGGATACCACGGAAAGCAAATGAGCAATACTTGCCGTCATATCAGGCATTTTGGCAATGGTCTGCGGATATTGGAATGTGTCTGTTCTTCATCACACTGGGGCTACTCGGGTCATTACTTTGCTTGTATGCGGGAATTCTATTGGACGTCTATGGGCTGATCACTTTGGTCTTTTGGGCGATGGCGCTTATATGTGTCGCTGGCTCATTTGTAGATGCGTACTCGCTGATGTGGGCCTACCGCGTTCGACGCATGAGCACCGCCCACGGCTCTGCGAGGTGGGCGAAGGCCTCAGACTTGATCCGCTGTGGTCTGATGAACCGGATCAAAGGACTGCCCTTACCCGCAAATGCGCTTCCCCTTGCAAAAGCCTTTCGTGGCCGCGATGTTTTTCTTCCCGCTAGTCAGTGGCTCCGCCACTTTGTCATGTTCGGCCCAACCGGATCGGGAAAATCAAAGACGTTCTTCATGTCGATGATCCGGGCGATCCTAAAGAAGTCATCGTGTCTGGTTTACGACGCAAAAGGTGAGCTTTTGCCCAGACTGCCAAATCAGCCAAAACGATCTATCGTTTGGACCTTAACGAACCAACAAAGAGCGATCGATGGAACTTCATTCCCAAATGTAGAAACGATCCGGCTTTTGCCTGTCAGATCGCCGGAATGATGATCGGGATCGAAGGGCGCCGCCGCACGAACGCCGACCCGTTCTGGGGCGATGCCGAACAAATAGCATTGACCGCGATCCTGTTGCACATATCAGAGGTTTATCGCGAGAAAGCGATTCCCGCGTTTGCAGCAGACTTTCTTCTATTTCTTAGTGGTGAAAGCGATGAGGCTTTCAACGATGCGATGATGAATTCGCCCAGTCTGTACGCCAAGCAGGCTTACCTGGCATTTCGTCAGGCACCGGTGCAGACCCGTGGCTCGATTCTGATCGGCCTTTACAACAAGCTGCGCCCGTTTACTCTGGCTCCTGCCCGGATGGTTACTTCCCCGCCAGCCAAGGATCAAACGGCACTGGGTTGTCGGCTCATAAACTTTTCAGATCTTCGCCAACCCGGAACTGCGGTTTACCTGGTTGTTTCGGAAGGAGCAGCAGACGTATATAAGGAACTGATAGCAACCTTCATCGGACAGGCCGTTATGGAGATGAGACTCGATGGTGTTAATGAACCGGAGTTTCCTTGCTTCGTTCTCATTGATGAGGCCTACCAATTGAACGTTTCCGAAGTGAAGCGAATTTCAGGCATCGGTCGCGGTCGCGGCGTCGGATTAGGTCTAGGGTATCAGGACCTTCCTCAGATGTATGACCAATACGGACGAGAGCAGGCGAACGCAATTCTCGGAACCATAATGACCAAAATATTTCTCCCCGGCCTGGACGACGTGACCGCTGATTACGCCTCAAAACAGCTAGGTGATACAACGATCTTTTCAAAGACCTTTCAGGACTATCCGGGCAAGAAGCAGGACAATACAAGATATGCCGAGCAAAAACGCGCTCTTATGCTGCCGAACGAGATCCGACAGACTGCGGCCCATTCAGAAGTTCTAATAATAAGCGACACTGCACCGCCAATTCGCGCAGCTTACCCTCCGTTCGCGGTGTCCAAAGAAATGTATCTTGCCTCCAACAAAGGGGCCCCGAAAGAAGTTCATCTGGGGGATATAGACGCACAATTCTCGCTTACAACTGAACCTGGGCAAGTTAAACGATCAGATCCCGAAAGGACTGCGTTAAAAGAAATAATTTCGGCCGGTGTTGACAAAGTTTTATCCATTGAAAGAATTGCGGAGTTAGTTGGATCGTCACCAAGCGAAACCGAATCTGATTTTCTGCTCGATGTAGAATCCGCTGAGAACTCCGATTTGATTAAGAATGCCCTGCACCGCCTTCCTGAGGATGTTCGATTCATGACGACTGCCGCTCCCGTCAGTCAACTTTCACAAATTTAGATCCATGCTAAATAGACTCAAAATATCACTCATTCTGGCGCCGCTCGCGTTATTGATGCTGGTGGGCGTGTATATCTATTCCCTTTGGTCCGAGGAACGAGAGCGACGTGCAGAAATACCCTTTGATGCGACTAGGGTAATGAATAGAGATCTACTAAAGTTTCATCAGAAGCGGGGATCATTCCCCGAAAAGCTAGAAGATCTCGAAGGTGTAGTCTGGGAGAAAAAGGATAGAAATTACGTGTCGCAAGGCCGCTCGATGATACATAGAAATTACTTCTACCTGTATTCAAAGATAAATCCCCATCGATTTACTCTTTGGGCCATACCAATTGGCAAAGTGCGTGACGAAGCACTGACACTCTTTCTGGTCGGAACTCCTACTTCGGACAGAACGTGGAAAGGCCCGGCATTGCCATTTCCTGATATTGAGAACCTGTCCGCCGCCCCTTCGTCAAACGACCTGATCATGTTGGGTCTTGTCGAGCAACCGAATACCCGACAGGAGTCGAAATCAAAGTGAGAACATTAGCGGAATCATTTCAGAATGCGTTCCGCTGCTAACCAAAGGGTTGTAAGTTCGAGTCTTACCTGCGGAGCCAATTAACTTAACACGTTACGGGTATCGAATGTCGTTACCCGTTTTGTTTTTCTCCAATAATTTCCTCTCCGAAACAGCACAGTAACAGACGGAACATCCATGCAACAGTTCGCCTTCCAAATGCATATCGACACGCTGATTGCCTTGGGGCAAAAAAAGCGATTGCCGCTTCTGCACCGAGGTGCCTTACTGACTGCCGAACACCACAGTCGAGACCTCGTATGCTGAACCCGATCCCCCTGGATCTGAGTGGAGGTGGTTCTCATGCAGAAAGTTAGAAGAATGATTGGCAACTGGCGCATTTACTTGGGTCAGACGTCTCTGCGATTCGAATGAGGATACTTTTTTCAACCTCGGTTTGACATTGCTTTAACAGTAGTATTTAATGCCGGAAACATTGTGATTGAGCCGCCTCACTGGCATTATCTAAGGAACCGGCTTTCTTGATTGCACTTGTTATTTGCAAATGCTGGCTTTGAACTCCCGAATCGAAAGACTCCTCACAAGAGAAATCCCTTCGCCTGTTCCCAAGCCGCATTAGTTTTTCCATTTACACATACTTATTGGAGAGCCCATGTCCAAGAAGACACTACGAAACAGCGTTGTTGAGGCCAAAGATCTCGGACGATCGGATCAACCGTCTCATATTTTAGAGCCAACGGACCAACTCGCTGAACCTCGACGCCAGAAATTCGCCCGGATCGCAACGTTTGTGCGTTCGCATCTGGTCCTGATCGGAGTGATTGTTGTTTTGCCCCTGGTCGGCATCGGCATATTTGCAAAGAGCGGGTGGCTGCCAAGCACGGATCCTCTAAACGGCCAGCGGACTGGCTGGTTTGGCAAGGCATTGCCAAAGAATGCTTCGAGCAGTTGGAACCCCTTCGCGGCACCACTTCCTACGCCAACACCGCAGCTTAGCAAAGAGTACGTGTACGCTGGTTCACGAATGCTGGCTGTAGTCGATGCCAACGCCAACGAGACTCCGCCGGCGGATCTTGCGGTTTGGCGGCCGTCGAGCGGGACCTGGTACGTTTACAATCTCGTGACCTCGGCCTGGACATCTTACGCTTGGGGCAACAGCACCGACACGCCTGTCCAGGGCGATTTCGACGGAGACGGCAAGACCGACTTTGCTGTGTTCAGGCCTTCGACCAACGTCTGGTGGATCGCGACCTCCGGCAACAGCAGCTATTACACGGTGACTTTCGGTGCCAGCGGCGATATACCCGCGGTTGCCGACTTCGACGGTGACGGCAGGACGGACGTTGCGGTCTTTCGTCCTTCGACAGGAGTCTGGTACATCTCCAGATCATCCGACAGCGGAACGACGACAGTGACCTACGGCGTCAACAACGACATCCCGACACCGAGGGACTATGACGGCGACGGCAAAGCCGACATCAGCGTCTGGCGGCCCTCTGCCACTTCCTTCTACACACTCCGAAGCTCCGACACGACCACACAGCAGGTGACATTCGGTAACGATGGCGACACTCCGGTCTCAGCCGATTTCGACGGCGACGGCAAGGCCAACTACGCCGTCCGGCACAATGCCGGTTGGATCATCATGAACGCCTCATGGACCTCGACCACGACGACCACTCCGACTGGTGACGCCGCCGGTGACATCCCCGTCGCAAACGATTTCGACGGCGACGGCAAGGTCGATATCGCCGTCTGGCGCAATTCAAGTGGCGACTGGTACATCCGCAAGTCCGGCTCATCGAACACCCTAAGACAAGAGCATTGGGGAATGGCGGATGATATTCCGGTACCTGCATATTTTCGAAGGTAAGTAATTGGCGGCGGCAGTGAAAGGGAAACGTGATATGGAAACTAACACAAAGAATCTTGAGGCGAGATCAGCTTGGCAGCGAAATCTAGGGATAGGTCGTTTTACAGGGCTGGAGCATATAGGAATTCTCATTGCTCTGCTGGTATGTGCTTTGATAGTCAATGGGCAGTCGGGCGGGTCCTCACGAGCAAAGTCGAAAGACACTGGTGGGGCAGCAGATCAAAATCTGAAAAGTCTCGCGCATGTTAATCCTTCAACCTTGGCAATGGAGATGAACATACCGCTTTTCAGCTATCCGGGTCGAAATGGCAACAGTCTGCCAATTGGATTGAGCTACTCATCAAAACTATGGAGAATGGACAATCGCTCAACCTACTTCTATTTCACTCCAATTGGTCATTACAAACAATACGTAACTCAGCTAGCCCCGATGTTCGCGGAGAGAAGTGCTGCGGGTTGGACCAGCAGTTTGGCTGCCCCGACAATTGAAGAGAAATTTGAGATCTATAATCAAGAAGGCGAAGTTTTCACACCCGGTGAGGATATCAACGGATTCAATTTTTATACCCAACAGGCTGCAACAGCGGGGCAGGGTTCTGGCTTGCTTAGTAATCCCAACTTGCCTTGTGGTTGGGTCTGCATCGAACGAACACGTACGTGCGAGAATGGAGTATGTGACCCTTGGGAATGCACGCGCTTTGACTGGAACACTGCCAACTGCGGCGGCGGTGGCCCCGGTGGCGGTGCCTCATGCCACTACCAGAACGGTTATTGTCCCGCCTCCTGCTCCTTTTGTGTCGAGGAGCCGCAATGCCCGTCATGGCATCCCAACTGTGACATAGACATAGAGCCGCCTCCGGGCATCGAAAATCCGCCAAAGATGCACTACGTTAAGCGCGTAAATGTGAGAATGGGTGATGGTTCGACGCATGAGTTTCGAAAATCCGACGCCGTGTTTGGCTATTGCTCTGGTTCGGTCAACGACGGCCCCGACTGCGAAGGCGTATTTGGTGTTCCAGATACGTTGGGCAAGTTTCTTGCGGTGGATGGGTCGGGAATGACTCTCGTTCGTACATCAGATGGGAGCACCCTCCATATGACGGATGGCAGTCGCTATCAATTTCCGGGCCAATCAACTGGAAGTTTTGATCAGACGGCCTTATTCGAGGCGAAAGAACTGGTTGACATTGACGGAAATCGAACCGTCTATAGTACTTCCGAAACTCCTAATCAATTCACAGTCGACGGCCAAAATGTTCGGAAGGTAAAGGACACCGTGGGCCGTGAGTTTGAAGTTCCATTACCACTAAACCTGATCGGACAGTCACAGATCGAAGGCGATCAGGTCATAGGCCTTTCTTCATTGTCTGGTTCGAGTTCGCTGGATTATAAATTAAAGTGGCGTCACCTCAAACCCGTACAGTGTACGAACGAAGTTCTGACTAACTGCGGCCAGACGGAAGGTGCGCTGGAACATCCTGAGCAAAACATCTATTACTACACGTCGATTACGTGTTTTGGTAGCGCCGAGAATCCAGTGAATTCGGCAAATCCGAATACAACGGAGAAACTGTTTCCGCTCAACGGAATTGGCATGCGGTCTTGCAATCCGTTTGATGGTGATACGCCCGCAACCGCATTAGCTAAACGTTTCAACCCAGTGGTTCTGGCGGGCGTTGATCTTCCCAACGGGCAGAAGTATGAGTTCAGGTACAACCAATACGGCGAGATCACAAAGATCGTTTACCCAACCGGCAGTTTCGAAACCTTCCAATACGGGCAGATCGCCCCGATGAACGGCTTCGATTATCCCGCCTACGACCAGACAAACAGGGGCGTGGTAGAACGAAATGTCTTTCAGGCAAATAGTACTGTTCCAGACCAGCATTGGACGTATGCTGTTGCGTTCACAGGATCAGGGGCGAACGCCAACTATAAAGTCACGATGACTTCGTCGAAAGGTAACTCTTCATCCACCGCCGGTGCAAAGACCGAGAGGTATCTTTTGTCCGACACGGCGCACGAACATCAATTTGGGTTCGATAAACCGAGCGCCGGGATGCCGGTAGATGAACGTAGCTTCGATGAGAATAACGTCTTGCGTTCACGAACTCTGACTGAGTGGACGGTTCACGGGCCAGTTGCGACGAATGATCCTATCAGACCCGCGAATTCGCTCGCTCAGCGTGATCCACAAGTAGCGCGAACGGTTTCGGTTATTATCGAAAACGGTCAGGCCTTGGCGACGCTAAGTGAAAATGAATATGAGACGCCGGGTGTCAATAACAATACTGCACCCACGGATGCTGAGTATTTTGCTCACCTTAATTTGAAGCGCACAAAATCGCACCATTTCAGGAATATTCCGTTGAGTCTCGCTCAGACGGGGACGTTTAGTCAGATCGCTGGTTATTTTAATTCATCAACAATCGCAACGATTGGAGAAACGGATTACGCATATATCCCTGACTATAAAGCTAGAGGAATAAACAGTTTGCCTACAGAGAGCCGTGCGTTGGACAAGGAAGGTAATGTCCTCACCAAAACGCAAACACTTTTTGATGAACAAAATTATCTGGGGGCAAGTAGCGGATATCTTAGCGGGAACCTTGTAAGTACTTGGACCGATCCATCGACCGACCTGTCGATACCAGCTAACTCAAGATTACTTCGCGGAAAGCCCACGACTACTAAGCTGTGGAATAACGAGACGAATTCTTGGATATCGTCGTGCGTCCAATACGACCAATACGGCAGTCCGCGAAAGGCTTGGGAACCCAATGAGGACTACAACAGCAGTCGGTTCACCGAAACCGAATACTCCTCTGATTACGGTTTTGCATATCCGACCAAGGTGACAACGCCGCCACCCGATCCGACTAACACTCACGGCACGAATTCCGGTTCGTTCATAACGACGAGTTACGACTTCATGACAGGGTTGCCGTTGACAGTCTCGAACGAATTTGGGCAAACGACTAAGACCGAGTACAACGATGCACTCTTGAGACCGACAAAAGTTTATGGGCTAAGCGATTTCACCATCCCAATAGCCGAGACTATCTATGACGATATTGCCCGCACCGTGAAGGTTCGGAAACAACTCGATTCGATGAATTGGGATGAGTCAACTACCTATGCCGACTCAATGGGCCGCTCTGTTAAGACGGTCGCTAATGATTCTCAGGGCGATGTTATTGTCGAGACGAAGTACGACCTGTTAGGCCGCGTTCAGATGGTTTCCAATCCTTACCGGCAGGGCGATTTAGTTCTTTGGAGTCTGAAGGAGTATGACGAGGCCGGACGAGTCAAACAAACCCGTGAACCCGTAGCCGGGCAAAATCCAAGCAGTCCGACTGGAAACATACTTGGCACGAGCGGCTTTGACATCTCAACGGCACCCGACGCTTTGGGTACCGTAATTACTACTACTAACGCTGCGTCGAAAAAGTCACGTTCTATTTCAAACGCGCTTGGTCAGTTGATAGCAGTGGATGAACCTGACAGTACCGGCGCCCTTCCCGCTCTTCCGCAATCTACTCCCGTACCCAGTCCAACACCGAGCGGAACACCTTCGCCGCACGGTCAGTGCATTTCGCAATGTCCGCCCAACTTCACCGGCGGAGAGTATCCTTCGTACTCGACATTCTACGACTACAATTCGCAGGGCAAACTGGTCAAGGTTACGCAAGGCGATCAGAAGCTTCTTTTTATACGATTCCCTTGGCCGTCTGATTCGCGTTCGACAGCCAGAACAGGAAATTAACGCATCCCTTGAAAGGCTAGATCCTTTCACGGGAAACAAAGACTGGACAGCGGGATTTACTTACGACTTACTAGGAAATGTTCTAACCGCTACCGATGCGAAAGGTATCGTCACCCACAACGAGTACGACCGGGGCAACCGACTTACAAGACGCTACTACACTGGAGAACCTTCGGGACAAACCACCCCCGAAGTTACCTTTTGGTATGATGGAAAAGGACTCGCCTCGCAGCAAAGTCCAAATTATGCGACAGGCAAACTGACCAAGGTTACGTCATCTGTTTCTGAGACCGAAAACTCTCTGTTCGACAAATTCGGCCAAATAACTAAGTCCTCTCAGATTACGGATGGTAACACCTA contains:
- a CDS encoding type IV secretory system conjugative DNA transfer family protein, coding for MDLNEPTKSDRWNFIPKCRNDPAFACQIAGMMIGIEGRRRTNADPFWGDAEQIALTAILLHISEVYREKAIPAFAADFLLFLSGESDEAFNDAMMNSPSLYAKQAYLAFRQAPVQTRGSILIGLYNKLRPFTLAPARMVTSPPAKDQTALGCRLINFSDLRQPGTAVYLVVSEGAADVYKELIATFIGQAVMEMRLDGVNEPEFPCFVLIDEAYQLNVSEVKRISGIGRGRGVGLGLGYQDLPQMYDQYGREQANAILGTIMTKIFLPGLDDVTADYASKQLGDTTIFSKTFQDYPGKKQDNTRYAEQKRALMLPNEIRQTAAHSEVLIISDTAPPIRAAYPPFAVSKEMYLASNKGAPKEVHLGDIDAQFSLTTEPGQVKRSDPERTALKEIISAGVDKVLSIERIAELVGSSPSETESDFLLDVESAENSDLIKNALHRLPEDVRFMTTAAPVSQLSQI
- a CDS encoding VCBS repeat-containing protein, encoding MSKKTLRNSVVEAKDLGRSDQPSHILEPTDQLAEPRRQKFARIATFVRSHLVLIGVIVVLPLVGIGIFAKSGWLPSTDPLNGQRTGWFGKALPKNASSSWNPFAAPLPTPTPQLSKEYVYAGSRMLAVVDANANETPPADLAVWRPSSGTWYVYNLVTSAWTSYAWGNSTDTPVQGDFDGDGKTDFAVFRPSTNVWWIATSGNSSYYTVTFGASGDIPAVADFDGDGRTDVAVFRPSTGVWYISRSSDSGTTTVTYGVNNDIPTPRDYDGDGKADISVWRPSATSFYTLRSSDTTTQQVTFGNDGDTPVSADFDGDGKANYAVRHNAGWIIMNASWTSTTTTTPTGDAAGDIPVANDFDGDGKVDIAVWRNSSGDWYIRKSGSSNTLRQEHWGMADDIPVPAYFRR
- a CDS encoding type IV secretion system DNA-binding domain-containing protein; its protein translation is MFSREWIEKFDASYGIPRKANEQYLPSYQAFWQWSADIGMCLFFITLGLLGSLLCLYAGILLDVYGLITLVFWAMALICVAGSFVDAYSLMWAYRVRRMSTAHGSARWAKASDLIRCGLMNRIKGLPLPANALPLAKAFRGRDVFLPASQWLRHFVMFGPTGSGKSKTFFMSMIRAILKKSSCLVYDAKGELLPRLPNQPKRSIVWTLTNQQRAIDGTSFPNVETIRLLPVRSPE